The genomic interval ATTTATGTTTCATCCTGGACAGGTTTGCATTGCATAACACAGGATATTTGAAGGTATGCGGTGAGGATGCACCCTCGAATGGGGGCACCAGTTCTTCACAGGGTAGTGATCTATACACATTTGGCATAACACCCTTATACCACCCATACCACCTAGAAGTTTCAAATCCACCGAATGGCTTTTGGAATCCTGAGATCCTATAAGAAACCCACATAGACACTGAAAATACATTAGAAACTTCATACGGGCTGTGACCCGAGTTCATTACTGAACTGGGAACTCAGGAGCTACAGTATGACACGGCAGCACCTCCACATCACCCACACTGAaactacaaatataaaaaataggcgaataaaaaaaaaacatatattttgcacatGCAAAATGCCAAAAGTATGCCAAACTATAGTGGCTCTGCTGGTCAACCACCATTAACCTAGTGAGCTAAAAGCAGACCAATGAGTGTTTAAACCGGACTAATCTGGCAACCACGATGACACCACCCCACCAGCACGCGCGTAAACAGGTCTGTTGTGGGTGACCCAGCAGACATTAACACATGTCCAAACTGAACATTAAGGTCGTTTCAGCTGTTTAAGTTCATGCACTTCTTACTGttagaacattttaaatgaagttaTGCTCAAAACCGTGTAACCAAACTGCACTAAATAGTAActctgtttatattattaaaaatattacaccAGAATATTGCTCCACTGAactcagtgtgtgtacatgctgtTTAACTGATCACCTGGATTGTGTGcatgaaaccttttttaattagtatagaaaaataattcactaattaaaaacactgtgtggaataaataaatggctGTTAACCAGCGCCATCTGTAGGTATCAGTTAAGCCTATTCAAGCCTTAGCCATTTAAACTCTGTTAATTAACTAGTCTTGATTAACTAATAGTGTTGAGTTTTTCCTCATAGAaattcacccaaatgaggatgaggttcacttttgagtctggttcctctcacggtttcttcctctttcatctaagggagtttttcttcaccacagtcgcctcagtcatctcaggcttgttcattggagataaatacaaacacatttaaatatgagtctaatgttaatcttgaacttttgtataatattaaattcttTTCCCTCACAATGCTAACAAGTATTTGTAAACTTTGAATCATTTAAGAACCGTTTAACATGTACCGTGAGAACATGTAGGTCACATGAGGCTTgctaacataaacacaaacacatttaaatataagtctaatattaatcttgaacttttgtattatatcaAAACTTTTGTGTAACGTTAAACTTTacgtattatgtttcttatgttctgtaaagctgctttgagacaccgtccattgttaaaagtgctatacaaataaatctgaattgaattgaagtgaattaaatgagcaaatatgcaaaatattgttgtatgctAATGAAACAAGGACATGATTTAtctaacatttttattcatcaaaATTAATCATTTACTTTCAGTCTACAATGTGGGTAACGGTGCTTTActtataatgtcattttttttttttacatttatttctttatccatAAGAGTACTGTATTTACCACCTAGTCAGTATGTAGTACACGATTTAAGCATCCAATGACTTTCATGAGCTAACATCACATGGTTTCAATCTACAAAGCTGGTTAACCctcttaaaaattaaaaattggaATTGCTAAATTGTCTATAgagtttgaatgtgtgtgtgcgcgtgtgtgcgtgtgtttatgtgtgtgcatgtgcatgtgtgtgtgcagcacacacaaaaaatgccACAtaagtaaatttaaaaaaagtgtatttctgtatatttagGAAATTTCCGCTGAGGAAGGAGTCTTCGGTGTCAGTAGTTTCTGATGCTTCCATCTGTGAAGCAAGTCAGGGTTCTGAAACTTCCAGCTGTGAGACTTTATTACAAAAGGTTTTGCAGTTCTTTAATAATACGACATTAAAATGGAACTAAATAGATTAAACATATATGTTCTTTCATtctaaaaggaaaaagaaaaaaaaaagaaataaaccccTTGGCATGCTGTTATtgcaaaataatacacacagttGCGGTAACAGTAAAGTTGCTTCACAGTGGAACATatcacactgattattttcctaatagTGAAAATATCTAACAACATGACGCATTTAATTCATCAAGAAGAAGTCTACTATAAGCTAACTCTAGTTGAAGcaaaaaaatgaagtgaaaatgtaaaagattcTCTGTACACGGGTGAAAAAGTCACAACAATCCGATATAAAGCTTTTTTAATCAGCAGTTGTTTCGCTTtctaatcaaaaacaaaacaaaatagaagaagtaaaaaaaaaagaaacacttctGAGTAGTTCAGGagctcacagacacaaaaaatgGTCACCTTGCCCAGCTtccttgtatttttttctttttgtctcattGTTCTGAAATGTGtgtacacaccacaccacaccacaccacaccacctaCACCACTACTCATAATGAACCTGAGCCCACGCAGAACATTTTAGTCCAGACAAAATCTTCACATCCTTAAACCCTGTAGCCTGCACCAGTCTGTGAGCTATATACAAAAATGTCAGAACCTTCCACTATACATTAGTTCAGAACTACTTCAATATTCAGACATTTAGAAGCTACCAATAAGCACAAGTTGAAACCTTTCAATATTAAGAAGTTCGGAAGCTCCCATTATGAAGAACATCAGAACCTAAACATTATACAAAGTAAGAAGTACAGAATCTTCTAATATTAAGAACTTCAGAGCATGCGGAAATGTATAATGTCAGAACCCTTGAAATATTTAGAATTTCAGAAGATCCCAGTATTCAGAAGTATAAAATTGCCAAATTCCTTCTGGTGTGACATTTCATCAGTTAGTAGTACTCTGTATTAGGGCTTCTGAACGATGTGGTcctgctgctttgagacgacaGGATGGTAATCTTTAAACACGGTATGTGCTTTGCTAGAAGTTTCCGGAAATGGCTCTGGAACTTCTTCCCCACAAAAGTGTAGAACACGGGGCTGATGCAGCAGTATAAGTATGCAATGTTCCGTGTGACATATTCTGCATAGTCCAGGTCATCGGAGCATGATCTGTCTCTGGAGGACAAGCGTAGCGCCCTGAGGAAGATGACCACATTGTAGGGCGTCCAGCAGATGAAGAatgtgaagatgatgatgaaaatgagCTTGACAGCCCTGCACTTCTCCTGTATGCGCGTTGAGACGATGCGAATGGTGATTCGGGCATAGCAGTAGAACACCATCATCAGTGGAAGCAGGAAGAACAGCCCGAACTGTTGGTAGTAACCCATTAGCTGCCATTTGACTATGGTCTGGTACGAGTAGCCACTCTCTTCACACACCCAGCCGTTTATTTTGTTCTCCCGTATGTTGTACAGGACCATGTCTTTAAGGCTAGCGAGGACACTGATAAACCAGACGACGGAAGACAAGGAGAAAGCGTACGCCCTCCGGCGGCTCTGGGCGGCTGTGATGGCGTGGACCACAGCCAGGTAGCGGTCGAAGGTCATAAGGGTGAGGAAGAGGATGGAGCTGGAAAAGCCTATGGAGTACAAGCTACCGATAACCTTGCAAAGAAAGGGGCCAAATATCCACTCGGAGCGGTGGTAGACGGCCCAGAAAGGCAAAGTGCAGGCGAACAGGAGGTCCGAAATCACCAGGTTGAGCAGGAAGATGTTGGTGACCGTACTGAGCTTCTCGTACTTGTAGATGATGCACAGAACCAGACTGTTTCCCAGAAGGCTCAACAAAAAGTTCATGTAGTAGAACGTAGGTATGAACGCTGCACCAAACCGAATCACGTTTGTCTTCTCGCACAAAATCACCGTATCGTTCATGACGACATGCTGGGGATCTTCTGTGGTGTTCAGGTTGAAAAAGTCTTCCAGATATCCGTCATACAGATCGTCTGCCATGGCAAGTCCTGCTGTTACCTTGGAGCAACcgcaataacaaaaataaataaatcgaacGTCTTTGTTCTAGTCTCTCAGCTGTAGAAATCGGAAAacagtggggttttttttagttatcTCAGAGGAACCTGCCCTGCCAAGACATGAACCCTTCTGTGGCTTTCGCTCTACTGCAACAAGACTTAACACTTCAACGAGTACTAATACTAGATCAGCACCAGAAAGAGGAACTGCACGCATTTACtggcaagatttttttttcaaaattggCTTCTATCCGTCCTGTGCAGGCAAGTAAAACGAGTATTTCTAATCTGGACACAcgaaaaacagagcaaatatTGTATGTTTTAGGAATAGTTTATTTGATCACTGTTACATGTACatggtttcatttcaaatgtaaaCAACAGATGAAAATCTAGTCGATTAGCAGacattcaaaaatatatatatatataaaaaaaaagttcaaaaaaaatggttcagaagaatggataaaaaaaaaaactggaaagaagcttttgaaaaaatgttgacattaaaataataataataataataataataataataataataataataataaaatgcagtagtccacacacacacacatacatacacacagcctGGAcgtgatccaacacacacagaatgagatttttaaaaagaaaaaacaaacaaacccaaaaacatGAGACATCCTGAGCAGCCTGAGATATCAGCCAACGcttttataacaaaatattGTCTAGCTGTTGGACCACTCCGTGTCGAATACAGAGGTAGTATTTCAAAAGGCAGTGCAACACCTATGtctatttacaataaaatgcaATTCACAAAAGCGAGCACCAACGTGGGACTGAAAGAACTATGGTTTCAATGTCTTATGAAGACAGGTGACTCAAAACGAAATGATCTTATCTTACTTAGCAGAGTTTGGTTGTACTAGTTTTGTTTTCCAGATGAACGTTTCACCCTACTCTACAAAGCAAACATCTTTCACGCTGCTACAGTACGTTACATGATTGTTATTCTAGCTTCGAAACCAAACGTAGTAAACAAACAATATCAAGTAAAAACCGCCACGTTCAAACTCCGAGCCCTGCATTTGGGCCGAGGTTAATATCAGAGGTTATGGAATACAAATCAAACACAAGCCAATACACTAACGTCACCTAAGACAGTTTAGGCTCCGGAGCACGGAGGCCCTAAAAAGTCATTACGAAGTGTGGATCAAGGTAGTTTGCTAAAAGCCAGGTTTAAAAGCCTTTGATGAAGTGACCCTGCTGGCTGATATAACCCATATAACAGGAGGAAGGGTCGCAAACACCGGTGGTGCCGGGAGGACCTCGTTTCCCAGGGATACCAGGCGAACCCGGCTTCCCTGTAGAGCCCGGGGGTCCTTGATATCCCTCTCCATCCAGTCCACGAGGACCTTGCAAACCTGGAAGTAACAAAAATGCATTTCGACTCaatctgattttatttgtataatgatTTTAGTAACAGACGTTTTTACAAAAGCGGCTGTACGGAAAcatagaaattatatatatatatatatatatatatatatatatatatatatatatatatatatatatatatatatataatattagtcTTAGACTATTTGGAGTGTCCCTATGTAtgatctgttactatagaaacaataacgtattagaAAAACCTAGAGATTCCTGTTGAAACCCAGTGTTTACGTTACAGCCTGCAGCCGGAGCTACTTTCTGAGCAACGCCTGTGGTGTAATACAGACACGGTGTGAAACAAATAGGTTTATAATGTAGCACAACAAAATCATAAATCAGCAGGTTGTTGCTATGACTGTGGGTTTGCAGTGGGAGGCATGTTCTATCATCACAGCACTCACGTCACTGTAAAGCTTGTAATGTTTAAACATAGATCTCACGCATATCaaatgtcaataaataaaaggtttattCCCCCGTTTCTGCTTGCCACTAAAAAAAGTCATCTCCAGTGCCTTGGTATCTGATTTATTCATCTGTGTATAACAGTTacatcaaaaaaaaagtataataccTGTTGGACCTGGAGGACCTGGGAGCCCAGTGTGACTTTCTCCTTTGGCACCTTTTATTCCCATTGGTCCAGTTTCTCCTGCAGATCAAATGAGCACTAAATGCAAACACTGTTTCATTTATGAAGACTGAAAGTAAATGTACAGCAGCAGTTCCTCTCATTTTATAACCGAAATATGTCAATTGTTTCAGaaagactaaaaaaacaaaaacatgatgtAGTCATAATTTATGTGGCCATCTATCGTTCTGCGTTACCTTTTGGACCGACTGGCCCCATCGCTCCGGGTTGTCCTGGGTATCCCTGTGCTCCAGATCTGCCAGGATAGCCTGGTGCTCCAGCTGAGCCTTGGGGTCCTGGGGGCCCTGGATCACCTGGGGGTCCTTTAATTGTCTCACATGGTTGGCAGCTTCTGAGGGACATCGCCTGAAGGAGCTGTGGCAGTTGATCTGTTGAGAAAATTAGCTTTTGTTAGGATTTCTGCTAATACGTTAAGTTTCATGACTAGCATGGATTTTATCGACTGACGTTGAGAGCACACGGTACATAAAAAACGAAGGCTAATCATAAACAGAGAACAATCCTGttattaattaagcaaaaagaaaaactaatcgctgtttatatacagtatacacatgtATTTACATACCAAGGATAttgcacatgtatatatatctatatagatctctagcatatcgtcgctgtcagacggaatcctcgtatctccaaaaccgttatttttcaggtaataaaaaaaacgctgtaccttatctgcagtgcacagggtttagtccgcgttgcagtggattgtcttgcgctaaattcctgtcctcagacgagcaccagaactagcgggggtcaagattttttttcttttctttgagcccagtgttttgaagacatttacctcagaagacgtgttgattcgttgcgactcttcttgaggagaaatatgccgtgaagctctcccgcggagtgaggaagaggtggacagttgaagtgtccaatggagttatgagatttgcgctcaagctattttcaagactttagattggttaataacttgtaaaaataacagacccacgtggggactgagcaatagcatcgatatgtgaaaaaagatgaaattgaccaaatttggacatacgaggtttccgcccgacagcgacgatatactgtacataccgactgatttattttattgtatctattcattttattatcgCTATATTTATAACGTATACATTTTTATGTGGCAGTTCGCTTCATACTTGTGCACAAGACCAAAAAGCGTaatcaaatattatataatatcaaCTCGGAATTGACCAATAAGGAAGAACCTACCATGAAAACTTCTCACAATTTGcacagatttgtgtttttttcagatCTGCATTTCTAACGGAAGGATTCGGAGAAGCCGACCTCCATCTTTGACCGTACTTTCGTGTTCTTACTTGCATGTAAAATGTTTGCTTGGGATAAAGAAAGTGCTGAGCTAAAACATATATGAAAAATACCAGCATGTATTGAGCAACTGTGTCTGTTAAACAGACTTATGTCTTTCCTCTAAAATAGTGAATTGAAAGTGTAGTCGCTCCTTCCACAGCTACAGATGTTTCCCGCTTGCTGCTAACTGACAGCGCCGGTCTTTCCAAGGCTAACCAACATGCTGATGTGTACAATCACATGAGTACAAATGATGCAGACACCTGACCATAACATAGAGTCTGTTAAGGTCACACAGTTAGTACACACAGTGAGTCACAGTCACTTAACCGCAATGAGCGTTCGAGTTTAGAGTCTCGACGTCCGTTTCTGCATTTGAACGAGCTTTAACTCTGTAAAAACACTTACTCTGTAACACCGAGGCACAAATCTTCATCAGTTGTTCTTCGGAAGGTGGCTTACCCTGTAACCGGTAGCAACAGATCAAGATATTAGATATAATCTATTAGACCAAGACATTTAGCgtagattttcattcattcattcattcattcattcatttgtttattcgtTTTCTGTCTTAGGATGGACTTGAAGCAGGAATTCACTCTGAAGTGGTCACCTGTTCATCACAGGACAAGTGtcatcctcacacactctttcacttcTGGGGCAATTTAAGCataggaaaccagagaacccagagcaGATGTGTAGGAAACATGCATGATAGTGTAACACCTTTGTACAGAAAGTAAACCAAGCTCAGGATCCAACCGAGAAACACTATTCCTGTTATTCTTTTGATGCCTAGATGAAAATAAGAtgtttttccattttccattCAAATAGCATTGggggtgcaaacttttgcactattGCAGCAACATGCTGTTTCCTCACCGAGGCTGGgtatcacttctttttttttttttttttttttttttttaaaaaaatcaaaaaccacAGCCACCTCAGGAGAATATCCAGAAGCTATTGGTGCTCGTTGTCTGgagttgtttttgtctttttttttttgtctgttcttCCTCGGGAGTGTGTAACATTTTGATTTAAGGTTGTGATTTGACACTTACAGGTTTTCCTGGGTAGCCTGGGATACCTGGTTGCCCTGGCAACCCATCGTTTCCTTGAAATCCTCGAGGTCCTGCTGGTCCAATTGGACcaatttctccttttttcccaTCAGCCCCTCTGATTCCTGGATCTCCGTCTACACCTCgctgagacagaaagagcgaaagagagagagagagatagagaaagagagatagggagagagtgagtgagagagatagggagaaagagagagagagtgagtgagagagagagagagagagagagagagagagagagagagagagagagagagagagagaaagagagagagagagagagagagagagagagagagagagagagagagagagagagagagagagagagagagagagagagagagagagagagagagagagagagagagcgagagagagttagagagagagagagagagagaaagagaaagagagatatggagagagagaagagagagaaagagatataaagagagatagggagagagaaagaaaaagagagatagagaaagagagatagggagagtgagaagagagagaaagagagagagagagagaaagagagagagaggagatctTGTTTAACTTGCTGATACAAATactaagagaaaataaatacagactgAGCTCTTGTCCAGGTCACAAACATGATGTGCTACAAAATCTTTGTTAGAACAGGATCATAAACCTGtattttttctcttcatctgtATTAATGAACTTAATTAACACGTTATCACAATCAACactgcattttattacattaggTACTATTTTATTAGCTTAATTATAAATGTAGGCAAATTTACCATAAACACAGATGTTTTAGTGGAAATAATCGATCTACCGATGAAAGATGCCCCATTCAACCCcataccccccacccccaccccacccactCCCATCTCTCTATCCACTATCATGTTAGGACTGTTTTTGTGTATCGCAAAGAAATGAACAATTTGGTCATCTAAGATCCCAGTAAAACATCTGACAAACACCGATCCGTCTGACTCCGCCCCCTTCGATCGTCTTCTCAAGAAAAAAGGCAAATCT from Tachysurus vachellii isolate PV-2020 chromosome 1, HZAU_Pvac_v1, whole genome shotgun sequence carries:
- the LOC132844687 gene encoding C-C chemokine receptor type 3-like, giving the protein MADDLYDGYLEDFFNLNTTEDPQHVVMNDTVILCEKTNVIRFGAAFIPTFYYMNFLLSLLGNSLVLCIIYKYEKLSTVTNIFLLNLVISDLLFACTLPFWAVYHRSEWIFGPFLCKVIGSLYSIGFSSSILFLTLMTFDRYLAVVHAITAAQSRRRAYAFSLSSVVWFISVLASLKDMVLYNIRENKINGWVCEESGYSYQTIVKWQLMGYYQQFGLFFLLPLMMVFYCYARITIRIVSTRIQEKCRAVKLIFIIIFTFFICWTPYNVVIFLRALRLSSRDRSCSDDLDYAEYVTRNIAYLYCCISPVFYTFVGKKFQSHFRKLLAKHIPCLKITILSSQSSRTTSFRSPNTEYY